One window of the Streptomyces sp. NBC_00259 genome contains the following:
- a CDS encoding 3-hydroxyacyl-CoA dehydrogenase family protein, which produces MDIPLSTIAVVGLGTMGTGIAEVLARAGREVIGIDSSDAAARHAVTALEASTARAVERERITEEERRNILARFRTFSDLQAAAEADLVIEVVPESYEAKQQVIQALDTVVRPETIIATGTNALSVTRLAADSARPERVLGLHFFNPAPAMKLVEVVSSVLTAPHAVEAVTVLARDLGKEPVAVGDRPGFVADGLLFGYLNQAAAMYEAKYASREDIDAAMKLGCGLPMGPLALLDLIGIDTARTVLDAMYAESHDRLHAPAPILKQLSEAGLTGRKSGRGFYTYEAPDSAAVVRDALTPLEAAQAAGGRPVASVGVAGSGTMASGIAEVFAKAGYDVVLAARGQEKAETAKSRIAKSLSRSVDKGRMTSEAREETLARITPAGSLDAFAEVDLALEAVAEDLEIKQQLFATLDKICKPGAVLATTTSSLPVVACARATSRPQDVIGMHFFNPAPAMKLVEIVRTVLTSDEVHATVREVTTRIRKHPVDCGDRAGFIVNALLFPYLNNAIKMVEEHYASLDDIDAAMKLGGGYPMGPFELLDVVGLDVSLAIEKVLHREFRDPGLAPAPLLEHLVAAGCLGRKTGRGFREYARR; this is translated from the coding sequence ATGGACATCCCTCTCTCCACCATCGCCGTCGTCGGTCTCGGCACCATGGGCACCGGTATCGCCGAGGTCCTCGCCCGGGCCGGCCGTGAGGTCATCGGCATCGACAGCAGCGACGCCGCCGCCCGCCACGCCGTCACCGCCCTCGAAGCCTCCACCGCGCGCGCCGTCGAGCGTGAGCGCATCACCGAGGAGGAGCGCCGGAACATCCTCGCGCGCTTCCGCACCTTCTCCGACCTCCAGGCGGCCGCGGAAGCGGACCTCGTCATCGAGGTCGTGCCCGAGTCGTACGAGGCGAAGCAACAGGTCATCCAGGCGCTCGACACCGTCGTGCGCCCGGAGACGATCATCGCCACCGGCACCAACGCGCTGTCGGTGACCCGGCTCGCCGCCGACTCGGCGCGCCCCGAGCGCGTCCTCGGCCTGCACTTCTTCAACCCGGCGCCGGCGATGAAGCTCGTCGAGGTGGTCTCCTCGGTGCTGACCGCCCCGCACGCGGTGGAGGCCGTCACCGTGCTCGCCCGTGACCTCGGCAAGGAGCCCGTCGCGGTCGGCGACCGGCCCGGTTTCGTCGCGGACGGGCTGCTCTTCGGCTACCTCAACCAGGCCGCCGCGATGTACGAGGCGAAGTACGCCTCCCGCGAGGACATCGACGCCGCGATGAAGCTCGGCTGCGGACTGCCGATGGGCCCGCTCGCGCTGCTGGACCTGATCGGCATCGACACGGCCCGCACCGTCCTGGACGCGATGTACGCCGAGTCCCACGACCGGCTGCACGCCCCCGCGCCGATCCTGAAGCAGCTCAGCGAGGCGGGACTGACCGGCCGCAAGTCGGGCCGCGGTTTCTACACCTACGAGGCGCCGGACAGCGCCGCCGTCGTGCGCGACGCGCTGACGCCGCTGGAGGCCGCGCAGGCCGCCGGCGGGCGCCCGGTGGCCTCGGTCGGCGTGGCCGGTTCGGGCACGATGGCGAGCGGTATCGCGGAGGTCTTCGCGAAGGCCGGCTACGACGTCGTCCTCGCCGCCCGCGGCCAGGAGAAGGCCGAGACGGCCAAGTCCCGTATCGCCAAGTCGCTTTCGCGCTCTGTCGACAAGGGGCGGATGACCTCCGAGGCCCGCGAGGAGACGCTGGCACGGATCACGCCGGCCGGCTCGCTCGACGCGTTCGCCGAGGTCGATCTGGCACTGGAGGCCGTCGCCGAGGACCTGGAGATCAAGCAGCAGCTGTTCGCCACCCTCGACAAGATCTGCAAGCCCGGCGCGGTGCTCGCCACCACGACCTCCTCGCTGCCCGTCGTCGCCTGCGCCCGCGCCACCTCGCGGCCCCAGGACGTCATCGGCATGCACTTCTTCAACCCGGCGCCGGCGATGAAGCTCGTCGAGATCGTCCGTACGGTGCTGACCTCCGACGAAGTCCACGCCACGGTCCGCGAGGTGACGACGAGGATCAGGAAGCACCCGGTGGACTGCGGCGACCGCGCGGGCTTCATCGTGAACGCGCTGCTGTTCCCGTACCTCAACAACGCGATCAAGATGGTGGAGGAGCACTACGCCTCGCTCGACGACATCGACGCGGCGATGAAGCTCGGCGGCGGCTATCCGATGGGGCCCTTCGAACTCCTCGACGTCGTCGGCCTCGATGTCTCGCTCGCGATCGAGAAGGTGCTCCACCGGGAGTTCCGGGACCCGGGCCTGGCCCCCGCGCCGCTGCTCGAGCACCTGGTGGCCGCGGGCTGCCTCGGCCGCAAGACCGGTCGCGGCTTCCGCGAATATGCCCGGCGCTGA
- a CDS encoding TetR family transcriptional regulator → MSQPADAPRRPSRTSAPASTDAPESAAGSRAAAQRLKMRRELAAAAMELFATKGYEATTVDEIAATAGVARRTFFRHFRSKEEAIFPDHDDTLVRAEAVLNAAPPHEHPLDTVCRGIKEVMKMYAASPAVSVERYRLTREVPTLREREIASVARYERLFTRYLLGHFDERDHHDGNDDPLLAEVAASAVVTAHNHVLRRWLRAGGQGDVEAQLDHAFAIVRDTFGSGIGAGRSGPGAGAERSPAAQVQSGGEVLVAVARTDAPLPEVMRTIEQALRGR, encoded by the coding sequence ATGTCCCAGCCCGCTGACGCCCCCCGACGGCCCTCCCGGACCTCCGCGCCCGCCTCGACCGACGCCCCGGAAAGCGCCGCGGGCAGCCGCGCCGCCGCTCAGCGGCTCAAGATGCGCCGGGAACTGGCCGCGGCGGCCATGGAACTGTTCGCCACCAAGGGATACGAGGCGACGACCGTCGACGAGATCGCCGCGACGGCAGGGGTCGCCCGCCGGACGTTCTTCCGGCACTTCCGCTCCAAGGAAGAGGCGATCTTCCCGGACCACGACGACACGCTCGTGCGGGCCGAGGCGGTGCTGAACGCCGCGCCGCCCCATGAGCACCCGCTCGACACCGTGTGCCGGGGCATCAAGGAAGTCATGAAGATGTACGCGGCCTCCCCCGCGGTCTCCGTCGAGCGCTACCGGCTGACCCGCGAGGTGCCGACGCTGCGGGAGCGGGAGATCGCCTCGGTGGCCCGCTACGAGCGGCTGTTCACCCGTTATCTGCTGGGCCACTTCGACGAGCGCGACCACCACGACGGCAACGACGACCCCCTGCTCGCCGAGGTGGCCGCGTCCGCCGTGGTCACCGCGCACAACCATGTGCTGCGGCGCTGGCTGCGGGCGGGCGGCCAGGGCGACGTGGAGGCGCAGCTCGACCACGCGTTCGCGATCGTCCGCGACACGTTCGGATCCGGGATCGGCGCGGGACGCTCGGGCCCGGGCGCGGGCGCGGAGCGGAGTCCCGCGGCTCAGGTCCAGTCGGGCGGGGAGGTCCTGGTCGCGGTGGCACGGACGGACGCCCCGCTGCCGGAGGTCATGCGCACGATCGAACAGGCGCTGCGCGGCCGCTAG